In Elephas maximus indicus isolate mEleMax1 chromosome 7, mEleMax1 primary haplotype, whole genome shotgun sequence, the following proteins share a genomic window:
- the LOC126080865 gene encoding glycine N-acyltransferase-like: protein MFVLQGAQMLQQLENSLRKSLPESLKVYGTVFHMNQGNPFKLKALVDKWPDFNTVVVRPQEQEMTDDLDHYFNTYHIYSKDPKNCLKFLDPLEVINWKQHLQIQSSQSSLNEVIQSLAATKSFEVKHTQCILYMAPETLRKLAPSLLDAKNLSPVSGKPKAINQELFKPSSLDVTHAALVNKFWLFGGNERSQRHIERCIRIFPTYCLLGPEGTPVSWNLMDQTGEVRMAGTMPEYREQGLVSHIIYYHTQALLTLGFPIYSHVDKSNIAMQKMSHKLNHIIMPCTWNQWNCVPL, encoded by the exons ATGTTTGTATTGCAAGGAGCCCAGATGCTGCAGCAGCTGGAGAATTCCTTGAGGAAAAGCCTCCCTGAATCCTTAAAG GTTTATGGGACCGTCTTCCATATGAACCAGGGAAACCCATTCAAGCTAAAGGCCCTAGTGGACAAGTGGCCAGATTTTAATACAGTGGTTGTCCGCCCTCAGGAACAG GAGATGACAGATGATCTTGATCACTACTTCAATACTTACCATATCTACTCCAAGGATCCCaagaactgcctgaaattcctTGACCCACTAGAAGTCATCAACTGGAAACAACATCTGCAGATCCAAA GTTCACAGTCCAGCCTGAATGAGGTGATACAAAGTCTTGCAGCCACTAAATCCTTCGAGGTCAAGCACACACAATGCATCCTCTATATGGCACCTGAGACACTGAGGAAACTGGCTCCTTCTTTGCTGGATGCAAAGAACTTATCACCCGTGAGTGGCAAACCCAAAGCCAT CAACCAAGAGCTCTTTAAGCCTTCATCACTGGATGTCACCCATGCTGCTTTAGTGAATAAATTTTGGCTCTTCGGTGGCAACGAGAGGAGCCAGAGACATATTGAACGCTGTATTCGGATCTTCCCTACCTATTGTCTGCTGGGGCCCGAAGGGACCCCTGTGTCCTGGAACTTGATGGATCAGACGGGAGAGGTGAGGATGGCAGGTACTATGCCTGAGTACCGGGAACAAGGCCTCGTCTCCCATATCATCTATTACCACACCCAGGCTCTGCTCACACTTGGCTTCCCCATCTATTCTCACGTAGACAAGAGCAACATAGCTATGCAAAAGATGAGTCACAAGCTGAACCATATCATCATGCCCTGTACCTGGAACCAGTGGAACTGTGTACCTCTGTGA